From Ptiloglossa arizonensis isolate GNS036 chromosome 10, iyPtiAriz1_principal, whole genome shotgun sequence, the proteins below share one genomic window:
- the Pip5k59b gene encoding phosphatidylinositol 4-phosphate 5-kinase 59B isoform X9 yields MASGDNVDVIEVVETSFTGPAQATEDHLRSEQAADEDNKSTGDKVTALDSAAIQHGIAGPKTPVGVSRNKSERERKIGHRRVGVGGEITYKKIQTTQIMGSIQLGIQHAVGGLASKPERDLLMQDFMTVETTNFPSEGSNHTPAHHFSEFKFKNYAPIAFRYFRDLFGIQPDDFLMSMCSAPLRELSNPGASGSIFYLTDDDEFIIKTVQHKEGEFLQTLLPGYYMNLNQNPRTLLPKFFGLYCYRCNSKNVRLVAMNNLLPSSVKLHQKYDLKGSTYKRKASKTERSKSSPTYKDLDFMEHHAEGIFLEADTYSALVKTIQRDCRVLESFKIMDYSLLVGIHNLDQAAREKTQEQRLSASADEEVAEVGGETAGFLQAERERDREDRVGASALNRSRSINRQRLVAHSTAMESIQAESEPIDEEDDVPSPGGIPARNARGERLLLFLGIIDILQSYRLKKKLEHTLKSMIHDGDTVSVHRPGFYAQRFQDFMAKTVFKKIPSLDLPEIKGNHRKFRNLVTSYIALKHSPSKRKSITRPLRPLDGDFDSTAVPTTGSSTMHATSPTKAATPTDLAISTTSTMMSTGSAPIATSTPVNFAAGTVSPPPLTLTAGPVTPHQEQPGLGQPISAAKVASYPAVLKGRTAASPPNPNLVPSGKIPPPVPPRGTGQSRNTRFSEEHRGNATSTSSMTSSRGGTLPSTCSTPPPPFDDAVRSNDQTLASGGQLQQGTPTTILTSSLSSAQSKQNKVVHHVTLTKTYHDAVSISDVHLESSGSGSGSGGRETKSSLSVESGSSSRGGGGLTWTPPAGSAEGSTPTWTEGTPSYTESSSSGDAGCPTTPIRGSQRQDDGGRTTATVEEALASLTTEMEILQRE; encoded by the exons AGCGCGGCGATACAACATGGCATCGCGGGACCCAAAACCCCCGTGGGGGTGTCGAGGAACAAATCGgagcgagaaagaaagattgGTCACAGAAGAGTTGGAGTGGGAGGTGAAATCACGTACAAAAAG ATCCAAACGACACAAATCATGGGATCGATACAGTTAGGCATACAACATGCGGTTGGCGGTCTAGCGAGCAAGCCGGAACGCGATTTGTTGATGCAAGACTTTATGACCGTGGAGACGACGAACTTCCCGAGCGAAGGATCGAATCACACTCCGGCTCATCATTTCTCCGAGTTTAAGTTCAAAAATTACGCACCCATTGCATTTCGTTACTTTCGAGATCTCTTCGGCATCCAACCGGACGACTTTTTG ATGTCGATGTGTAGTGCTCCGTTACGCGAATTATCGAACCCCGGCGCTAGTGGAAGTATCTTTTATCTAACAGATGATGATGAGTTCATCATAAAGACTGTGCAACACAAAGAAGGAGAATTTCTGCAAACGCTTCTGCCAGGATATTATATG AATCTGAATCAAAACCCGAGGACGTTGTTGCCAAAATTCTTCGGGTTGTATTGCTATCGGTGTAACAGTAAAAATGTTCGATTGGTCGCTATGAATAATCTTCTGCCGTCATCGGTGAAATTGCATCAGAAGTACGACTTGAAAGGGTCAACGTATAAAAGAAAG GCGTCGAAAACGGAAAGGTCCAAGTCCTCGCCGACGTACAAGGATCTGGACTTTATGGAGCATCACGCCGAGGGTATATTCCTCGAGGCGGATACGTACAGCGCGCTGGTAAAAACGATTCAACGAGATTGTCGCGTGTTGGAGAGTTTCAAAATCATGGATTACTCTTTGCTCGTTGGTATTCATAATCTCGACCAGGCTGCCAGGGAAAAAACG CAGGAGCAGAGGTTATCAGCGAGCGCGGACGAAGAAGTCGCGGAAGTTGGCGGTGAGACGGCCGGATTTCTTCAAGCAGAAAGGGAACGAGATAGGGAGGACAGAGTAGGTGCCAGCGCTCTGAACCGATCGCGAAGCATAAACCGACAAAGGTTGGTCGCCCATAGTACCGCTATGGAAAGTATTCAGGCTGAAAGCGAGCCGAtagacgaggaggacgacgtaCC CAGTCCAGGTGGCATTCCTGCTCGCAACGCTCGCGGCGAACGCCTCTTGCTCTTCCTTGGTATCATTGATATTTTGCAAAGTTACAGGCTCAAGAAAAAACTCGAGCACACATTGAAGTCGATGATACACGATGGC GACACCGTGTCCGTGCATCGGCCAGGTTTTTACGCGCAACGTTTTCAAGATTTCATGGCCAAGACAGTATTCAAGAAGATACCGTCAC TGGACCTGCCTGAGATTAAGGGGAATCATCGCAAATTCCGTAACCTCGTCACCAGCTACATAG CGTTGAAACATTCCCCGTCGAAGAGGAAAAGCATCACCAGGCCTCTCAGGCCCCTGGACGGCGACTTCGATTCAACCG CGGTGCCAACAACCGGAAGTTCGACAATGCATGCTACGTCACCCACGAAGGCCG CGACCCCGACAGACCTTGCGATCAGCACGACCAGCACGATGATGTCCACCGGTTCCGCGCCGATCGCCACCTCCACCCCCGTAAACTTCGCCGCGGGCACCGTGAGCCCGCCCCCGTTGACCTTGACCGCGGGGCCCGTGACGCCGCACCAAGAGCAACCGGGGCTTGGCCAGCCGATCTCGGCGGCCAAGGTCGCGAGCTATCCGGCCGTATTGAAGGGCCGTACAGCCGCCAGCCCACCGAACCCGAATCTGGTACCCTCCGGGAAGATACCGCCCCCCGTTCCGCCAAGAGGCACCGGTCAATCGAGGAACACACGGTTCTCGGAGGAGCACCGGGGCAACGCCACCTCGACCTCCTCGATGACATCCAGCCGAG GTGGCACCCTTCCTTCCACCTGCTCCACCCCGCCCCCGCCCTTTGACGATGCAGTGCGCTCGAACGACCAAACCCTGGCTTCCGGTGGTCAACTGCAGCAAGGTACACCGACCACGATCTTAACGAGCAGTCTGAGCAGTGCTCAATCCAAACAGAACAAGGTCGTGCACCACGTCACTCTTACAAAGACTTATCACGATGCCGTGAG CATATCCGACGTACACTTGGAGAGCAGCGGTAGCGGAAGCGGAAGCGGCGGTAGGGAAACGAAATCGTCGTTGAGCGTCGAAAGCGGTAGCAGCAGTCGAGGTGGTGGCGGTTTAACCTGGACACCGCCCGCGGGTAGCGCGGAGGGTTCGACGCCCACCTGGACCGAGGGTACCCCATCCTACACCGAGAGTTCCAGCAGCGGTGACGCAG GTTGCCCGACCACGCCGATCAGGGGCAGCCAGCGTCAGGACGACGGAGGGAGGACTACTGCCACCGTCGAAGAGGCGCTAGCCAGTCTCACTACGGAAATG
- the Pip5k59b gene encoding phosphatidylinositol 4-phosphate 5-kinase 59B isoform X10 encodes MASGDNVDVIEVVETSFTGPAQATEDHLRSEQAADEDNKSTGDKVTALDSAAIQHGIAGPKTPVGVSRNKSERERKIGHRRVGVGGEITYKKIQTTQIMGSIQLGIQHAVGGLASKPERDLLMQDFMTVETTNFPSEGSNHTPAHHFSEFKFKNYAPIAFRYFRDLFGIQPDDFLMSMCSAPLRELSNPGASGSIFYLTDDDEFIIKTVQHKEGEFLQTLLPGYYMNLNQNPRTLLPKFFGLYCYRCNSKNVRLVAMNNLLPSSVKLHQKYDLKGSTYKRKASKTERSKSSPTYKDLDFMEHHAEGIFLEADTYSALVKTIQRDCRVLESFKIMDYSLLVGIHNLDQAAREKTQEQRLSASADEEVAEVGGETAGFLQAERERDREDRVGASALNRSRSINRQRLVAHSTAMESIQAESEPIDEEDDVPSPGGIPARNARGERLLLFLGIIDILQSYRLKKKLEHTLKSMIHDGDTVSVHRPGFYAQRFQDFMAKTVFKKIPSLDLPEIKGNHRKFRNLVTSYIALKHSPSKRKSITRPLRPLDGDFDSTAVPTTGSSTMHATSPTKAATPTDLAISTTSTMMSTGSAPIATSTPVNFAAGTVSPPPLTLTAGPVTPHQEQPGLGQPISAAKVASYPAVLKGRTAASPPNPNLVPSGKIPPPVPPRGTGQSRNTRFSEEHRGNATSTSSMTSSRGGTLPSTCSTPPPPFDDAVRSNDQTLASGGQLQQGTPTTILTSSLSSAQSKQNKVVHHVTLTKTYHDAVSISDVHLESSGSGSGSGGRETKSSLSVESGSSSRGGGGLTWTPPAGSAEGSTPTWTEGTPSYTESSSSGDAGCPTTPIRGSQRQDDGGRTTATVEEALASLTTEMTHL; translated from the exons AGCGCGGCGATACAACATGGCATCGCGGGACCCAAAACCCCCGTGGGGGTGTCGAGGAACAAATCGgagcgagaaagaaagattgGTCACAGAAGAGTTGGAGTGGGAGGTGAAATCACGTACAAAAAG ATCCAAACGACACAAATCATGGGATCGATACAGTTAGGCATACAACATGCGGTTGGCGGTCTAGCGAGCAAGCCGGAACGCGATTTGTTGATGCAAGACTTTATGACCGTGGAGACGACGAACTTCCCGAGCGAAGGATCGAATCACACTCCGGCTCATCATTTCTCCGAGTTTAAGTTCAAAAATTACGCACCCATTGCATTTCGTTACTTTCGAGATCTCTTCGGCATCCAACCGGACGACTTTTTG ATGTCGATGTGTAGTGCTCCGTTACGCGAATTATCGAACCCCGGCGCTAGTGGAAGTATCTTTTATCTAACAGATGATGATGAGTTCATCATAAAGACTGTGCAACACAAAGAAGGAGAATTTCTGCAAACGCTTCTGCCAGGATATTATATG AATCTGAATCAAAACCCGAGGACGTTGTTGCCAAAATTCTTCGGGTTGTATTGCTATCGGTGTAACAGTAAAAATGTTCGATTGGTCGCTATGAATAATCTTCTGCCGTCATCGGTGAAATTGCATCAGAAGTACGACTTGAAAGGGTCAACGTATAAAAGAAAG GCGTCGAAAACGGAAAGGTCCAAGTCCTCGCCGACGTACAAGGATCTGGACTTTATGGAGCATCACGCCGAGGGTATATTCCTCGAGGCGGATACGTACAGCGCGCTGGTAAAAACGATTCAACGAGATTGTCGCGTGTTGGAGAGTTTCAAAATCATGGATTACTCTTTGCTCGTTGGTATTCATAATCTCGACCAGGCTGCCAGGGAAAAAACG CAGGAGCAGAGGTTATCAGCGAGCGCGGACGAAGAAGTCGCGGAAGTTGGCGGTGAGACGGCCGGATTTCTTCAAGCAGAAAGGGAACGAGATAGGGAGGACAGAGTAGGTGCCAGCGCTCTGAACCGATCGCGAAGCATAAACCGACAAAGGTTGGTCGCCCATAGTACCGCTATGGAAAGTATTCAGGCTGAAAGCGAGCCGAtagacgaggaggacgacgtaCC CAGTCCAGGTGGCATTCCTGCTCGCAACGCTCGCGGCGAACGCCTCTTGCTCTTCCTTGGTATCATTGATATTTTGCAAAGTTACAGGCTCAAGAAAAAACTCGAGCACACATTGAAGTCGATGATACACGATGGC GACACCGTGTCCGTGCATCGGCCAGGTTTTTACGCGCAACGTTTTCAAGATTTCATGGCCAAGACAGTATTCAAGAAGATACCGTCAC TGGACCTGCCTGAGATTAAGGGGAATCATCGCAAATTCCGTAACCTCGTCACCAGCTACATAG CGTTGAAACATTCCCCGTCGAAGAGGAAAAGCATCACCAGGCCTCTCAGGCCCCTGGACGGCGACTTCGATTCAACCG CGGTGCCAACAACCGGAAGTTCGACAATGCATGCTACGTCACCCACGAAGGCCG CGACCCCGACAGACCTTGCGATCAGCACGACCAGCACGATGATGTCCACCGGTTCCGCGCCGATCGCCACCTCCACCCCCGTAAACTTCGCCGCGGGCACCGTGAGCCCGCCCCCGTTGACCTTGACCGCGGGGCCCGTGACGCCGCACCAAGAGCAACCGGGGCTTGGCCAGCCGATCTCGGCGGCCAAGGTCGCGAGCTATCCGGCCGTATTGAAGGGCCGTACAGCCGCCAGCCCACCGAACCCGAATCTGGTACCCTCCGGGAAGATACCGCCCCCCGTTCCGCCAAGAGGCACCGGTCAATCGAGGAACACACGGTTCTCGGAGGAGCACCGGGGCAACGCCACCTCGACCTCCTCGATGACATCCAGCCGAG GTGGCACCCTTCCTTCCACCTGCTCCACCCCGCCCCCGCCCTTTGACGATGCAGTGCGCTCGAACGACCAAACCCTGGCTTCCGGTGGTCAACTGCAGCAAGGTACACCGACCACGATCTTAACGAGCAGTCTGAGCAGTGCTCAATCCAAACAGAACAAGGTCGTGCACCACGTCACTCTTACAAAGACTTATCACGATGCCGTGAG CATATCCGACGTACACTTGGAGAGCAGCGGTAGCGGAAGCGGAAGCGGCGGTAGGGAAACGAAATCGTCGTTGAGCGTCGAAAGCGGTAGCAGCAGTCGAGGTGGTGGCGGTTTAACCTGGACACCGCCCGCGGGTAGCGCGGAGGGTTCGACGCCCACCTGGACCGAGGGTACCCCATCCTACACCGAGAGTTCCAGCAGCGGTGACGCAG GTTGCCCGACCACGCCGATCAGGGGCAGCCAGCGTCAGGACGACGGAGGGAGGACTACTGCCACCGTCGAAGAGGCGCTAGCCAGTCTCACTACGGAAATG
- the Pip5k59b gene encoding phosphatidylinositol 4-phosphate 5-kinase 59B isoform X11, translated as MASGDNVDVIEVVETSFTGPAQATEDHLRSEQAADEDNKSTGDKVTALDSAAIQHGIAGPKTPVGVSRNKSERERKIGHRRVGVGGEITYKKIQTTQIMGSIQLGIQHAVGGLASKPERDLLMQDFMTVETTNFPSEGSNHTPAHHFSEFKFKNYAPIAFRYFRDLFGIQPDDFLMSMCSAPLRELSNPGASGSIFYLTDDDEFIIKTVQHKEGEFLQTLLPGYYMNLNQNPRTLLPKFFGLYCYRCNSKNVRLVAMNNLLPSSVKLHQKYDLKGSTYKRKASKTERSKSSPTYKDLDFMEHHAEGIFLEADTYSALVKTIQRDCRVLESFKIMDYSLLVGIHNLDQAAREKTQEQRLSASADEEVAEVGGETAGFLQAERERDREDRVGASALNRSRSINRQRLVAHSTAMESIQAESEPIDEEDDVPSPGGIPARNARGERLLLFLGIIDILQSYRLKKKLEHTLKSMIHDGDTVSVHRPGFYAQRFQDFMAKTVFKKIPSLDLPEIKGNHRKFRNLVTSYIALKHSPSKRKSITRPLRPLDGDFDSTAVPTTGSSTMHATSPTKAATPTDLAISTTSTMMSTGSAPIATSTPVNFAAGTVSPPPLTLTAGPVTPHQEQPGLGQPISAAKVASYPAVLKGRTAASPPNPNLVPSGKIPPPVPPRGTGQSRNTRFSEEHRGNATSTSSMTSSRGGTLPSTCSTPPPPFDDAVRSNDQTLASGGQLQQGTPTTILTSSLSSAQSKQNKVVHHVTLTKTYHDAVSISDVHLESSGSGSGSGGRETKSSLSVESGSSSRGGGGLTWTPPAGSAEGSTPTWTEGTPSYTESSSSGDAGYRTIS; from the exons AGCGCGGCGATACAACATGGCATCGCGGGACCCAAAACCCCCGTGGGGGTGTCGAGGAACAAATCGgagcgagaaagaaagattgGTCACAGAAGAGTTGGAGTGGGAGGTGAAATCACGTACAAAAAG ATCCAAACGACACAAATCATGGGATCGATACAGTTAGGCATACAACATGCGGTTGGCGGTCTAGCGAGCAAGCCGGAACGCGATTTGTTGATGCAAGACTTTATGACCGTGGAGACGACGAACTTCCCGAGCGAAGGATCGAATCACACTCCGGCTCATCATTTCTCCGAGTTTAAGTTCAAAAATTACGCACCCATTGCATTTCGTTACTTTCGAGATCTCTTCGGCATCCAACCGGACGACTTTTTG ATGTCGATGTGTAGTGCTCCGTTACGCGAATTATCGAACCCCGGCGCTAGTGGAAGTATCTTTTATCTAACAGATGATGATGAGTTCATCATAAAGACTGTGCAACACAAAGAAGGAGAATTTCTGCAAACGCTTCTGCCAGGATATTATATG AATCTGAATCAAAACCCGAGGACGTTGTTGCCAAAATTCTTCGGGTTGTATTGCTATCGGTGTAACAGTAAAAATGTTCGATTGGTCGCTATGAATAATCTTCTGCCGTCATCGGTGAAATTGCATCAGAAGTACGACTTGAAAGGGTCAACGTATAAAAGAAAG GCGTCGAAAACGGAAAGGTCCAAGTCCTCGCCGACGTACAAGGATCTGGACTTTATGGAGCATCACGCCGAGGGTATATTCCTCGAGGCGGATACGTACAGCGCGCTGGTAAAAACGATTCAACGAGATTGTCGCGTGTTGGAGAGTTTCAAAATCATGGATTACTCTTTGCTCGTTGGTATTCATAATCTCGACCAGGCTGCCAGGGAAAAAACG CAGGAGCAGAGGTTATCAGCGAGCGCGGACGAAGAAGTCGCGGAAGTTGGCGGTGAGACGGCCGGATTTCTTCAAGCAGAAAGGGAACGAGATAGGGAGGACAGAGTAGGTGCCAGCGCTCTGAACCGATCGCGAAGCATAAACCGACAAAGGTTGGTCGCCCATAGTACCGCTATGGAAAGTATTCAGGCTGAAAGCGAGCCGAtagacgaggaggacgacgtaCC CAGTCCAGGTGGCATTCCTGCTCGCAACGCTCGCGGCGAACGCCTCTTGCTCTTCCTTGGTATCATTGATATTTTGCAAAGTTACAGGCTCAAGAAAAAACTCGAGCACACATTGAAGTCGATGATACACGATGGC GACACCGTGTCCGTGCATCGGCCAGGTTTTTACGCGCAACGTTTTCAAGATTTCATGGCCAAGACAGTATTCAAGAAGATACCGTCAC TGGACCTGCCTGAGATTAAGGGGAATCATCGCAAATTCCGTAACCTCGTCACCAGCTACATAG CGTTGAAACATTCCCCGTCGAAGAGGAAAAGCATCACCAGGCCTCTCAGGCCCCTGGACGGCGACTTCGATTCAACCG CGGTGCCAACAACCGGAAGTTCGACAATGCATGCTACGTCACCCACGAAGGCCG CGACCCCGACAGACCTTGCGATCAGCACGACCAGCACGATGATGTCCACCGGTTCCGCGCCGATCGCCACCTCCACCCCCGTAAACTTCGCCGCGGGCACCGTGAGCCCGCCCCCGTTGACCTTGACCGCGGGGCCCGTGACGCCGCACCAAGAGCAACCGGGGCTTGGCCAGCCGATCTCGGCGGCCAAGGTCGCGAGCTATCCGGCCGTATTGAAGGGCCGTACAGCCGCCAGCCCACCGAACCCGAATCTGGTACCCTCCGGGAAGATACCGCCCCCCGTTCCGCCAAGAGGCACCGGTCAATCGAGGAACACACGGTTCTCGGAGGAGCACCGGGGCAACGCCACCTCGACCTCCTCGATGACATCCAGCCGAG GTGGCACCCTTCCTTCCACCTGCTCCACCCCGCCCCCGCCCTTTGACGATGCAGTGCGCTCGAACGACCAAACCCTGGCTTCCGGTGGTCAACTGCAGCAAGGTACACCGACCACGATCTTAACGAGCAGTCTGAGCAGTGCTCAATCCAAACAGAACAAGGTCGTGCACCACGTCACTCTTACAAAGACTTATCACGATGCCGTGAG CATATCCGACGTACACTTGGAGAGCAGCGGTAGCGGAAGCGGAAGCGGCGGTAGGGAAACGAAATCGTCGTTGAGCGTCGAAAGCGGTAGCAGCAGTCGAGGTGGTGGCGGTTTAACCTGGACACCGCCCGCGGGTAGCGCGGAGGGTTCGACGCCCACCTGGACCGAGGGTACCCCATCCTACACCGAGAGTTCCAGCAGCGGTGACGCAG gttatcgaacaatttcttaA